A genomic region of Ursus arctos isolate Adak ecotype North America unplaced genomic scaffold, UrsArc2.0 scaffold_8, whole genome shotgun sequence contains the following coding sequences:
- the LOC113268188 gene encoding interleukin-36 beta-like: MATPQAVDFPRIFGVYDSQQMVWILKENSLIATPFSRNVIPVSLDLITCTDKEFHDAGKGNPVYLGIKGNHLCLFCAEIQGQPTLQLKEKKIMDMSNEKKAQKPFLFFHSREGSTSTFQSVSYPDWFIATSKMAGQPVILTKERGKNYTTNFYLEPEDQDTLGEDNCRNLLGTHTCTHLQVRGSYQRRTLDQEGEEVVVVNEEEEEEEEKS, translated from the exons ATGGCTACCCCGCAAG cGGTGGATTTTCCCAGAATCTTTGGTGTGTATGATTCTCAACAGATGGTGTGGATCCTGAAAGAAAATTCATTAATAGCAACTCCTTTTAGCCGCAATGTCATACCTG TCAGTCTTGATTTAATAACATGTACAGACAAAGAATTTCATGATGCAGGAAAAGGCAATCCGGTTTACTTGGGCATCAAGGGCAACCATCTTTGTCTCTTCTGTGCAGAAATTCAAGGCCAGCCCACTCTGCAGCTTAAG GAGAAAAAGATCATGGATATGTCCAACGAGAAGAAAGCACAGaagccctttctctttttccatagtAGGGAGGGCTCCACCTCTACGTTTCAGTCTGTCTCCTACCCGGACTGGTTCATAGCCACTTCCAAAATGGCAGGACAGCCTGTCATTCTCACCAAGGAGAGGGGCAAAAATTACACCACTAACTTCTATTTAGAGCCTGAGGACCAA GACACCTTGGGGGAAGACAATTGCAGGAACTTGCTTggcactcacacatgcacacacctgcaAGTGAGAGGGAGCTACCAACGAAGAACCCTTGACCA AGAAGGTGAGGAAGTGGTCGTGGTGAacgaggaagaagaagaggaggaggagaaatcatAG